The following coding sequences lie in one Jonesia denitrificans DSM 20603 genomic window:
- a CDS encoding roadblock/LC7 domain-containing protein codes for MSTLSTEATNFGWLLDNFVRTVPATRHTLVVSADGLLMAMSDNLDRTSGDQLAAIVSGMSSLTRGASRQLNGGAVRQAIVEMDNGFLFLMNVSNGSVLAVVADSSCDVGLIGYEMAMLVSRTEATLTPQLISEMRGSLPVDGATRAQMG; via the coding sequence ATGAGCACGCTCAGCACCGAGGCAACGAACTTCGGTTGGTTGCTGGACAACTTTGTGCGGACAGTTCCGGCCACACGCCACACCCTTGTGGTCTCGGCTGACGGCCTGTTAATGGCGATGTCCGATAACCTCGACCGGACCAGCGGTGACCAGCTCGCCGCAATCGTGTCCGGCATGTCAAGCCTCACCCGTGGGGCCTCACGCCAACTCAACGGTGGGGCGGTTCGCCAGGCCATCGTGGAAATGGACAATGGCTTCCTCTTCTTGATGAACGTCTCGAACGGATCAGTTCTTGCCGTCGTCGCTGATTCCTCATGCGACGTTGGTCTGATCGGATATGAGATGGCTATGCTCGTATCACGAACTGAAGCAACTCTCACACCACAACTGATCTCAGAGATGCGCGGCTCGCTGCCGGTAGACGGAGCTACACGCGCGCAAATGGGATAG
- a CDS encoding carbohydrate ABC transporter permease, which yields MDLLYADTTGGKLLLMVIAIAMFVAVMALILFAVERIPRAPRWVVVAAFTGPALLGISFGLIYPAILTARSSLYDARGQNFIGVDNYVTAFTRPEFQQVLLNTIAWTIIVPVLSTAIGLIYAVLVDRARFEKIAKTLLFMPMAISLVGASIIWKFVYEYRPVLEGVAPDRQPAQIGLLNQILVWMGLEPVQFLLNGPWNNLFLMIVMIWIQAGFAMTILSAAIKAIPTETNEAATLDGVNGPQLFFYVTVPSVRPALVVVLTTIAMGTLKVFDIVRTMTGGNYGTQVVANEFYTQSFRQQNQGMGAALAVLLFAFVVPLIIYNVRQMKKSEEVR from the coding sequence ATGGATCTGCTGTACGCCGACACAACCGGCGGCAAGCTACTCCTCATGGTCATTGCTATTGCGATGTTCGTCGCAGTGATGGCTCTTATTCTGTTTGCCGTGGAACGTATTCCCCGGGCGCCGCGTTGGGTGGTTGTTGCCGCCTTTACCGGCCCTGCATTGTTGGGTATTTCCTTTGGGTTGATTTACCCCGCAATCCTCACCGCACGAAGCTCGCTTTATGATGCCCGTGGCCAAAACTTCATTGGGGTCGACAACTACGTCACCGCCTTTACCCGCCCCGAGTTTCAACAGGTGCTTCTCAACACCATTGCCTGGACCATTATTGTCCCGGTGTTGTCCACTGCGATCGGTCTCATCTACGCGGTCCTCGTCGACCGGGCTCGGTTTGAAAAGATCGCAAAAACCTTGCTGTTCATGCCCATGGCGATCTCCCTTGTGGGCGCTTCGATCATCTGGAAGTTCGTCTACGAATACCGGCCTGTCCTTGAGGGGGTCGCCCCAGACCGGCAACCCGCACAAATTGGGTTACTCAACCAAATCCTGGTGTGGATGGGTCTAGAACCGGTTCAGTTCCTGCTCAATGGACCGTGGAATAACTTATTCCTCATGATCGTCATGATCTGGATTCAAGCAGGTTTCGCCATGACAATTTTGTCCGCGGCGATCAAGGCGATCCCCACAGAAACCAACGAGGCAGCCACCCTGGATGGGGTCAATGGACCGCAGTTGTTCTTCTACGTCACCGTCCCCAGTGTGCGACCAGCATTGGTCGTTGTGCTCACCACCATCGCAATGGGCACTCTCAAAGTGTTCGACATTGTCCGGACAATGACGGGTGGAAACTACGGCACCCAAGTGGTGGCAAACGAGTTCTACACCCAGTCCTTTCGGCAACAAAACCAAGGGATGGGTGCAGCGCTGGCGGTATTGCTCTTCGCTTTCGTGGTGCCACTCATCATTTACAACGTCCGCCAAATGAAGAAGTCGGAGGAGGTCCGATGA
- a CDS encoding NAD(P)H-quinone oxidoreductase — MHALRAPNSFQILSPAGPLLQPCMVTNPIPGAGEVLIEVAAAGVNRADILQTHGHYAPPAGSSDIPGLEVAGVVRECGSHVRHIRQGDRVMALVTAGGYGEFVVADAASVMVIPENISMVDAAAFVEAACTIWSNLFDVAHFTSGETVLIHGGSGGVGSLALQITSALGATVLTTARTPERAARCTDLGAHTAWAYGEHVDAHGKSTFADALPTLVAQATNQRGCDIILDVTGASLLGANVHSLATGGRLIVIGMQKGATGTLPLGPLLAKRASIHGTTLRSRPREERARIVKGVTTDLLPLLAAGRIRPVVHEVWDMQEAARAHEQLLGGDVFGKLVLEPRW, encoded by the coding sequence ATGCATGCGCTTCGGGCTCCGAACTCCTTTCAGATACTTTCACCCGCAGGGCCATTGCTTCAACCCTGTATGGTCACTAATCCCATTCCTGGAGCGGGTGAAGTTCTCATTGAGGTCGCTGCGGCGGGCGTCAACCGGGCGGATATTCTCCAAACACATGGGCACTACGCCCCACCTGCGGGAAGTTCCGATATTCCTGGCTTGGAGGTGGCAGGAGTTGTCCGCGAGTGCGGTTCTCATGTCAGACATATCCGACAAGGCGACCGCGTCATGGCTCTTGTGACCGCAGGCGGATACGGGGAGTTTGTGGTAGCGGATGCGGCTTCCGTCATGGTCATCCCGGAAAACATCAGCATGGTCGATGCCGCGGCATTTGTGGAAGCCGCCTGCACCATCTGGTCCAACCTCTTTGATGTGGCGCACTTCACGTCTGGTGAGACCGTCTTGATCCATGGTGGCTCCGGTGGAGTGGGCTCACTCGCCCTTCAGATCACCTCAGCGTTAGGAGCCACCGTCCTCACCACCGCGCGCACGCCGGAGCGTGCCGCGCGGTGCACGGATCTTGGGGCACACACGGCCTGGGCGTATGGCGAACACGTGGACGCGCACGGGAAATCCACGTTTGCCGATGCGCTGCCCACGCTCGTTGCCCAAGCAACCAACCAGCGTGGCTGCGACATCATCCTCGACGTCACTGGTGCATCGTTACTTGGTGCCAATGTTCACAGCCTGGCAACAGGCGGTCGGCTCATCGTCATCGGGATGCAAAAAGGAGCAACCGGGACCCTTCCTCTTGGCCCGCTCCTGGCAAAGCGAGCCAGTATTCACGGAACTACCCTACGGTCACGCCCGCGAGAAGAACGGGCGCGCATCGTCAAGGGAGTCACAACAGACCTCCTGCCACTGCTGGCAGCCGGGCGCATCCGCCCTGTGGTCCATGAGGTCTGGGACATGCAAGAAGCTGCCCGTGCACACGAGCAGCTTCTTGGTGGTGACGTGTTCGGCAAACTCGTTCTCGAGCCGCGCTGGTGA
- a CDS encoding DUF742 domain-containing protein, with the protein MTRHSLRLPDDGNHYEAATVRPYAVTGGRVRSATSNLPLETLIEVTPGAVDSSGLTPEKRAILDHAARNYVSIAEVSALLRMPLGVVRILISDLADEGYLKIHTSTPVNVHTGHGQNPAMSLSVLESVLNGISAL; encoded by the coding sequence ATGACTCGTCATTCGCTGAGATTGCCCGATGACGGCAATCACTACGAGGCTGCGACGGTGCGGCCTTACGCGGTTACCGGCGGGCGTGTACGATCAGCTACGTCCAACCTGCCGCTAGAGACCTTAATTGAGGTCACTCCAGGCGCCGTAGACTCGAGCGGACTCACCCCCGAAAAACGCGCGATCTTGGACCATGCGGCACGGAACTACGTGTCGATCGCTGAGGTGTCTGCACTTTTGCGGATGCCACTCGGAGTGGTCCGAATCCTTATCTCAGACCTGGCGGACGAAGGATATTTGAAGATCCACACGTCGACGCCTGTTAACGTTCATACTGGTCACGGTCAGAACCCGGCCATGTCCTTGAGTGTGTTGGAGAGTGTTCTCAATGGTATATCAGCCCTCTGA
- a CDS encoding carbohydrate ABC transporter permease codes for MSSTTPQAPLPAKPANLVDRLDARAGRTKSTLSTKIASGIALLIAFVWTVPTVGLLITSFRPDGDIKTSGWWTWFTNPTFTLENYDQVLSGSRFQLSTFFVNSFVITIPAVIIPITLALLAAYAFAWIDFKGRNILFVAVFALQVVPIQVTLIPLLTQYVKWGLNQTFWTVWLSHSIFALPLAIFLLHNFMKDIPRELVEAARVDGAGHVKIFFRVLMPLLVPAIASFAIFQFLWVWNDLLVALTFAGGQQNVAPLTVRLADLAGTRGQDWYLLAAGAFVSMIVPVIVFLTLQRYFVRGLLAGSVKG; via the coding sequence ATGAGCTCCACAACACCCCAGGCCCCCCTACCGGCGAAGCCAGCGAACTTAGTGGACCGCCTCGATGCTCGCGCTGGTCGCACAAAATCAACGTTATCCACCAAAATTGCCTCCGGCATCGCGCTCCTCATTGCGTTTGTGTGGACCGTCCCCACCGTGGGACTGCTCATCACCTCATTCCGACCCGATGGGGACATTAAAACCTCAGGGTGGTGGACGTGGTTCACAAACCCGACGTTCACATTGGAGAACTACGACCAGGTCCTATCTGGGTCACGTTTTCAACTGTCCACATTCTTTGTGAACTCCTTTGTTATCACGATCCCTGCCGTCATCATTCCGATTACGTTGGCGTTGCTGGCGGCTTACGCTTTTGCGTGGATTGATTTCAAGGGCCGCAACATCTTGTTTGTCGCCGTGTTTGCGTTGCAGGTTGTGCCTATCCAGGTCACGCTCATTCCGTTGCTCACCCAGTATGTGAAGTGGGGGCTCAACCAAACATTTTGGACCGTGTGGTTGTCGCACTCAATTTTTGCGTTGCCACTGGCCATTTTCTTGTTGCACAACTTCATGAAAGACATTCCCCGGGAATTGGTGGAAGCAGCTCGAGTCGACGGTGCGGGGCACGTGAAGATCTTCTTCCGCGTGCTCATGCCGTTGCTGGTGCCTGCGATCGCGTCGTTCGCGATCTTCCAGTTCTTGTGGGTGTGGAATGACCTGCTTGTTGCGTTGACGTTTGCGGGTGGACAACAAAATGTCGCGCCGTTGACTGTGCGTCTTGCTGATCTTGCCGGGACCCGCGGCCAGGACTGGTACCTGCTGGCAGCGGGGGCGTTCGTGTCGATGATTGTGCCAGTCATCGTGTTCTTGACGCTGCAACGCTACTTTGTGCGCGGCCTGCTGGCTGGGTCTGTGAAGGGGTAG
- a CDS encoding GTP-binding protein: MVYQPSETTVGQDTAKATTAPTVVKIVVAGGFAVGKTTFIGSISDIEPLNTEAAMTEHSVGVDDAGGVTDRKTTTTVAMDFGRIELPGSLWLYLFGTPGQDRFLFMWDDLVRGAIGAVVLVDTERLEQCFPAIDYFESRGVPFVVGINCFDGVAKHRIEDVREALQVPAHVPMLYTDARSRAATKQTLIQLVQHAMERLQAAARG, from the coding sequence ATGGTATATCAGCCCTCTGAGACGACAGTGGGGCAGGACACGGCGAAAGCCACGACCGCCCCAACCGTCGTCAAGATTGTCGTGGCGGGTGGGTTCGCTGTCGGTAAGACAACATTTATCGGATCAATCTCAGACATCGAACCGCTCAACACTGAAGCGGCGATGACCGAGCACTCCGTGGGTGTTGACGATGCCGGTGGCGTCACCGACCGCAAAACCACAACAACCGTCGCAATGGACTTCGGTCGTATCGAACTACCAGGGTCCTTGTGGCTCTACCTGTTCGGTACCCCAGGACAGGACCGCTTCCTCTTCATGTGGGACGACCTGGTTCGCGGTGCTATTGGTGCCGTCGTTCTGGTGGACACGGAACGTCTTGAGCAGTGCTTCCCCGCGATCGACTACTTCGAGTCACGAGGTGTCCCGTTCGTTGTGGGGATCAACTGCTTTGACGGTGTAGCCAAGCACCGCATCGAAGATGTGCGTGAAGCACTTCAGGTGCCCGCTCACGTCCCCATGCTGTACACGGACGCGCGTTCCCGTGCAGCAACCAAGCAAACGCTCATCCAACTCGTCCAGCACGCCATGGAACGGCTCCAGGCAGCAGCTCGAGGCTGA
- a CDS encoding ATP-binding protein, which translates to MLKRLNVQNKILATLAVPILVILVAATVFAGQSISAWREAQQTKNVVDLVDSGQTFIEIIQNERYWAIEYRRGAAGAGEEWQKAIALRNQALDEVGSALRDIDTSRMSPEVQRAIDLALKNTRAFLEAAEGQASRGAATTQVVSKAYTDAIDNILRVASQLGNTVGDRRVGNAALAYVTTTNYLDDTISEIPLISEALTVSRSNDGVNRVYRELATTVRLTNASRDDTRNTLNRLVGVDFPSLKIASAQYTAIRQYLANGNIGAISGPLAEQWGELAQVEVEAVDPIVKAMMAEMKDAANDQLNAARTNSILTIIAVLVVFAASLAIAYVTSRSITRPLRRLTESAERVKEELPRLVEQVAIPGQGPDLDLEEIDIDSRDEVGQLAAAFNSVNHTTVEVAREQAALRGSIAEMFVNVARRDHVLLNRQLGFLDELERAEEDPNILANLFRLDHLATRMRRNSESLLVLAGIDSGRRVRQPMPMSDVVRTASSEIELYDRIQLNLQSDPAMLGHNALNAAHLIAELLENATNFSEPNTPVEVTTDAGRNFVTVTIRDYGLGMSDDDIAEANRKVASRSATDVIGVQRVGLFVVGRLADRLGVHVAFARPNDGSTGTVATLSFPWNLFTDAAYQDYQGRAPQAGSQTYQQPQAPQPSSQFAQPQQPAQQANQFGQPQQPQQQQPQPQQPIQQPAGYPVEEPPVVSEVDLNALTDGQTNTGMPRRRVSNAPTGQNQAFAPQQDFSGAPLGGGRPAAPAPQAPAQQAPAQGLPSRGGAQQQFAPQQSAASALPSRGGNGNQGVGLSPDFGDDSPEIVLPPLATPTRTVSFDDDSAPWQPEVIQEARPLVTRRPAVKEHVEETPLGPDASLAAQPERRSAMFSNFRSFSAPQEGTEAQAPSAGSPFAQPADDDDSTQVIDRVADSPRAEEVAEPWRGQQDTVTHSDHGQHGASDAPQSRADLAKFAHLPTRASRARAQSDTAHPAPQAASHSVAADAALPQEPRGYQPNPDMVIPGLVDEARDPGHQGGFPQQTPAQYYRSAASAFSAQSAHEAHEPEEDRSYGMPLPPQRPESVYEATQGPVDEQHNYGQPASAPSWQNNAAQEQPMRPQFAPIFGDGASEPAAPAAPNFADVVSDLPQEDTKSKKNGLRGWLRKGKSTDTSAHETVAEPTAPQGSYGQPQFGQFSGGQQFQPAQSQGQQPFRQPTAPSAAEPYVPQVPQRVSSYGAGSASHAASAPYAASAPAAPAAYSGGTSQSWEPTYAPSAQEPAVREFPQGGSGVTQWQPPTDLTVDVNSAFALKSTIQEQALAELSQLSAYRPSEVDTNAAGSLTRRVRSTAAPQALTDDPTTQKISRDAAELRARLSAFQSATSRGRRDGASEGPPQNEHGNDRNGQSQLRVPDSATRY; encoded by the coding sequence ATGCTCAAGCGCTTAAACGTGCAGAATAAGATCCTTGCGACCCTGGCTGTTCCGATCCTCGTGATTCTCGTTGCGGCAACGGTCTTTGCTGGACAGTCAATTTCTGCGTGGCGTGAAGCCCAGCAGACGAAGAACGTTGTGGACCTGGTTGATTCTGGGCAAACGTTCATCGAGATCATCCAGAACGAACGGTATTGGGCAATTGAGTATCGTCGAGGGGCAGCAGGTGCGGGCGAAGAATGGCAGAAGGCTATTGCCTTGCGTAATCAAGCGCTTGACGAAGTAGGGTCGGCACTTCGCGACATTGATACGTCACGGATGTCCCCTGAAGTTCAGCGTGCCATTGACCTCGCGCTGAAAAATACGCGTGCCTTCCTCGAGGCGGCTGAAGGCCAAGCATCACGTGGTGCGGCAACCACTCAAGTGGTGTCGAAGGCGTACACCGACGCGATCGACAACATTTTGCGCGTGGCCTCCCAGCTAGGAAACACGGTCGGTGACCGGCGTGTTGGTAACGCAGCGCTTGCTTACGTGACCACAACGAACTACCTCGACGACACGATCTCTGAAATCCCGCTGATTTCTGAAGCACTCACCGTGTCGCGCAGCAACGACGGTGTGAACCGTGTGTACCGAGAACTCGCCACCACAGTGCGGTTGACCAACGCAAGCCGTGACGACACCCGAAACACGTTGAACCGACTCGTTGGTGTCGACTTCCCCAGCTTGAAGATCGCATCCGCTCAATACACCGCGATCCGCCAGTATTTGGCCAACGGGAACATCGGCGCGATTTCTGGTCCACTCGCGGAACAATGGGGCGAACTTGCCCAGGTTGAGGTCGAAGCAGTTGACCCCATCGTGAAAGCGATGATGGCCGAGATGAAAGACGCTGCAAACGACCAGCTCAACGCGGCGCGAACCAACTCCATCCTGACAATCATTGCCGTGCTGGTCGTCTTCGCCGCCTCACTGGCCATCGCGTACGTCACCTCTCGATCCATCACCCGACCGCTGCGTCGACTCACCGAGTCCGCAGAGCGAGTGAAGGAAGAACTGCCACGCCTGGTAGAACAGGTGGCGATCCCTGGTCAAGGACCAGACCTCGACCTCGAAGAGATCGACATTGACTCTCGAGACGAAGTGGGACAGCTCGCCGCAGCGTTCAACTCTGTGAACCACACCACCGTAGAAGTTGCCCGTGAACAGGCAGCGCTTCGTGGCTCCATCGCGGAAATGTTCGTCAACGTGGCCCGTCGTGACCACGTCCTCCTCAACCGTCAGCTTGGGTTCCTTGACGAACTCGAACGCGCGGAAGAAGACCCGAACATCCTTGCAAACCTCTTTAGGCTCGACCACCTTGCAACACGTATGCGTCGTAACTCCGAGTCACTCCTGGTGCTCGCTGGTATCGACTCTGGTCGTCGAGTGCGCCAACCCATGCCGATGTCGGACGTGGTCCGTACCGCGTCATCTGAGATTGAGCTGTATGACCGGATCCAACTGAACCTGCAATCCGACCCGGCCATGCTCGGTCACAATGCGCTGAACGCCGCGCACCTCATTGCAGAACTCTTGGAAAACGCAACAAACTTCTCCGAACCAAACACACCTGTTGAGGTGACCACGGATGCGGGACGAAACTTCGTCACCGTCACCATCCGTGACTACGGTTTGGGCATGTCTGATGACGACATCGCTGAAGCGAACCGTAAAGTCGCGTCACGGTCAGCAACTGACGTGATCGGTGTGCAGCGTGTGGGTCTGTTCGTGGTTGGTCGTCTCGCAGACCGTCTCGGTGTGCACGTGGCGTTTGCCCGCCCCAATGATGGCTCCACCGGAACCGTGGCCACACTGTCCTTCCCCTGGAACCTCTTTACTGATGCTGCCTACCAGGACTACCAAGGCCGTGCACCACAAGCAGGTAGCCAAACCTACCAGCAGCCTCAAGCACCTCAACCATCAAGCCAGTTCGCGCAACCACAACAACCTGCGCAACAGGCCAATCAGTTCGGTCAGCCGCAACAGCCGCAGCAACAGCAACCCCAACCGCAGCAACCCATTCAGCAGCCCGCTGGCTACCCGGTGGAAGAGCCACCGGTTGTATCCGAAGTGGACCTGAATGCGTTAACTGATGGTCAAACAAACACCGGTATGCCACGTCGGCGGGTGTCCAACGCACCCACCGGACAAAACCAGGCGTTTGCGCCGCAGCAAGACTTCTCCGGTGCGCCACTTGGTGGAGGACGCCCTGCGGCGCCAGCACCGCAAGCACCAGCCCAGCAGGCGCCAGCACAAGGCCTACCAAGCCGTGGGGGCGCACAGCAACAATTCGCGCCACAGCAGTCGGCCGCTAGCGCTCTGCCATCACGGGGCGGCAACGGCAACCAAGGTGTGGGGCTCTCCCCAGACTTTGGTGATGACTCACCTGAGATTGTGTTGCCACCACTGGCAACCCCGACACGGACAGTCAGCTTTGATGATGACTCCGCGCCGTGGCAGCCAGAAGTCATCCAAGAAGCTCGCCCACTGGTGACCCGCCGTCCAGCGGTGAAAGAACACGTGGAAGAGACGCCGCTTGGTCCTGACGCCTCGTTGGCGGCGCAACCAGAACGCCGTTCTGCGATGTTCTCGAACTTCCGCTCCTTCTCAGCACCACAAGAAGGTACAGAAGCCCAAGCGCCATCAGCTGGCTCGCCATTTGCTCAGCCTGCAGACGACGATGACTCAACGCAGGTCATTGACCGTGTGGCTGACTCGCCGCGTGCTGAAGAAGTCGCTGAACCGTGGCGGGGTCAGCAGGACACTGTGACTCATTCTGATCACGGTCAGCATGGTGCATCCGATGCGCCGCAGTCCCGAGCTGATCTGGCGAAGTTCGCCCACCTGCCTACCCGCGCATCACGTGCCCGGGCCCAGTCAGACACGGCCCATCCCGCACCTCAAGCTGCAAGCCACTCCGTCGCAGCTGATGCGGCACTGCCTCAAGAACCACGCGGATACCAACCCAACCCGGACATGGTGATCCCAGGGCTTGTTGATGAAGCACGCGACCCAGGTCACCAGGGTGGGTTCCCGCAGCAGACACCAGCTCAGTACTACCGGTCCGCCGCGAGCGCTTTCAGCGCGCAAAGTGCACACGAAGCGCACGAACCTGAGGAGGACCGCAGCTATGGGATGCCGCTTCCTCCGCAGCGTCCAGAGTCAGTGTACGAAGCGACTCAAGGACCTGTTGACGAGCAGCACAACTACGGTCAACCAGCATCAGCACCTTCCTGGCAAAACAACGCAGCCCAGGAACAACCGATGCGACCACAGTTCGCCCCGATCTTTGGTGACGGTGCCAGCGAACCAGCAGCACCAGCAGCTCCCAACTTCGCTGACGTCGTGTCTGACCTGCCACAGGAAGACACCAAATCAAAGAAGAACGGCCTACGTGGCTGGTTGCGTAAAGGAAAGTCAACAGACACCTCCGCGCATGAAACAGTTGCTGAGCCCACGGCACCTCAGGGCTCGTACGGGCAACCACAGTTTGGACAGTTCAGTGGTGGCCAACAGTTCCAACCAGCTCAGTCCCAAGGTCAACAGCCTTTCCGCCAACCCACTGCGCCATCAGCAGCTGAACCTTATGTGCCTCAGGTACCACAACGGGTGTCAAGCTATGGTGCAGGGTCGGCGTCTCACGCCGCCTCAGCCCCATACGCTGCCTCGGCCCCTGCCGCCCCAGCTGCATACAGCGGCGGCACCTCACAGTCGTGGGAACCCACGTATGCTCCTTCCGCTCAGGAACCAGCAGTACGAGAGTTTCCGCAAGGTGGATCAGGTGTCACCCAGTGGCAACCACCCACCGACCTGACCGTTGACGTCAACTCAGCTTTTGCGTTGAAGTCAACAATCCAGGAGCAGGCACTTGCTGAACTCAGCCAGCTGTCCGCGTACCGCCCAAGCGAGGTTGACACCAACGCTGCCGGGTCACTGACCCGCCGTGTTCGGAGCACAGCCGCGCCTCAGGCACTCACTGATGACCCGACCACGCAGAAGATCAGTCGCGACGCGGCCGAACTTCGGGCACGCCTCTCCGCGTTCCAATCTGCAACCAGCAGAGGACGCCGAGATGGTGCATCTGAGGGTCCACCTCAGAATGAGCACGGGAATGACCGAAATGGCCAGTCGCAACTACGTGTGCCAGACTCTGCCACTCGATACTGA
- a CDS encoding LacI family DNA-binding transcriptional regulator, which produces MVSEKPPGTKPNIRQVAAAAGVSHMTVSRVLNDHPNIKDSTRRKVLRVIEELNYRPNGAARALATQRSQRIGVMIESAREFGPLYTLRAVEDAARAAGFGVTSVPLAEHGAFAARDAMDYLVSQGVDAVCVIAPRSSSLAALRQVSVDVPMLVVKSSGDPHYLTVGVDQQLGAELVVDHVAGLGHRDVLHLAGPLDWLDARARERAFHARSRQWGLKERPIVVGDWSADFGYDFVKSMKRKPDYTAIFAANDAMAMGLLHGFAEWGVEVPAQMSVVGFDDVPLSRHAIPPLTTVRQDFDVVGLKVVEVLTAAVRGGEVPARTTVGVEVVVRESSAPVGGVAL; this is translated from the coding sequence ATGGTGTCAGAGAAGCCACCAGGGACAAAACCCAATATTCGGCAGGTTGCTGCCGCTGCTGGGGTGTCCCATATGACGGTGTCGCGGGTGTTGAATGACCACCCGAACATTAAGGACTCAACGCGGCGCAAGGTGTTGCGCGTTATTGAGGAACTGAACTATCGGCCGAATGGTGCGGCACGTGCATTAGCAACGCAGCGGAGCCAGCGCATCGGCGTCATGATTGAAAGTGCGCGCGAGTTTGGTCCGTTGTACACGTTGCGGGCGGTGGAGGATGCGGCGCGTGCGGCGGGGTTTGGCGTGACGTCGGTGCCGTTGGCTGAGCATGGGGCGTTTGCGGCGCGTGATGCCATGGATTATTTGGTGAGCCAGGGTGTTGATGCGGTGTGTGTGATTGCGCCTCGGTCGTCGTCGTTGGCTGCGTTACGGCAGGTGTCGGTGGACGTGCCGATGTTGGTGGTGAAGAGCAGTGGTGATCCGCATTATTTGACGGTGGGTGTGGACCAGCAGTTGGGTGCGGAGCTGGTTGTGGATCATGTGGCGGGGTTGGGGCATCGTGATGTGTTGCATCTTGCGGGCCCGTTGGATTGGTTGGATGCGCGTGCCCGTGAGCGGGCTTTTCATGCACGGTCACGGCAGTGGGGGTTGAAGGAGCGGCCCATTGTTGTGGGGGATTGGAGTGCGGACTTTGGGTATGACTTTGTGAAGAGTATGAAGCGAAAACCTGATTACACAGCGATCTTCGCAGCGAATGATGCGATGGCGATGGGGTTGTTGCATGGGTTTGCGGAGTGGGGTGTGGAGGTTCCCGCGCAGATGTCAGTGGTGGGGTTCGATGATGTGCCATTGAGTCGTCATGCGATTCCGCCATTGACGACGGTACGGCAGGATTTCGATGTGGTGGGGTTGAAGGTGGTGGAGGTGTTGACGGCGGCGGTTCGAGGTGGTGAGGTCCCGGCCCGAACGACTGTGGGTGTTGAGGTGGTGGTTCGGGAATCGTCGGCGCCGGTGGGCGGTGTGGCGTTGTGA